From Pseudomonas sp. CCI4.2, one genomic window encodes:
- a CDS encoding NAD(P)/FAD-dependent oxidoreductase, with product MKIAIVGSGISGLTAAYLLNRRNDISVFEAADWVGGHTHTVDVTVDGAQHAIDTGFIVFNDWTYPNFIRLLSTLGVPFKATEMSFSVCDPRSGVEYNGNSLNSLFAQRSNLCSPSFWLMLRDILRFNREALNDLHMQRIAADTTLGAYLKSGGYGQRFTEHYIVPMGAAIWSMSLADMLSFPLQFFVRFFKNHGLLSVNHRPQWCVVEGGSSRYIEPLIASFRDKIRLNCPVHRVERDEQGVVIHSAAGSERFDKVVFACHSDQALQMLAKPRAVEQEILGALLYADNDVVLHTDIQLLPKRPLAWASWNYRLGGDEQHLAAVTYDMNILQGLKSDTRFCVSLNQTAAIDPSKILARYRYSHPQYSLTAVAAQARWEELFGAQHTYYCGAYWANGFHEDGVVSGLRVAQAFGELL from the coding sequence ATGAAAATTGCAATCGTTGGTAGTGGCATCTCCGGGTTGACCGCCGCGTATCTGCTCAACCGGCGCAACGACATCAGTGTATTTGAAGCCGCTGATTGGGTGGGTGGTCACACGCACACAGTGGACGTCACCGTAGACGGCGCGCAGCATGCCATCGATACCGGTTTTATCGTCTTCAACGACTGGACTTACCCCAATTTCATTCGATTGCTGAGCACGTTGGGCGTCCCTTTCAAAGCAACAGAGATGAGCTTCTCGGTCTGCGACCCACGCTCCGGCGTCGAGTACAACGGGAATTCACTGAACAGCTTGTTCGCCCAGCGCAGCAACCTTTGCTCACCCTCGTTTTGGCTGATGTTGCGCGACATCTTGCGCTTCAATCGCGAGGCGCTGAATGACCTCCACATGCAGCGCATCGCCGCCGACACCACCTTGGGCGCTTACCTGAAAAGCGGCGGCTACGGCCAACGGTTTACCGAGCACTACATCGTGCCCATGGGCGCGGCGATCTGGTCGATGTCCCTCGCGGACATGCTGAGCTTCCCCCTACAGTTCTTTGTGCGTTTCTTCAAAAACCACGGCTTGCTCTCGGTGAACCATCGGCCGCAATGGTGTGTGGTCGAAGGCGGCTCCAGCCGCTATATCGAACCGTTGATCGCGTCGTTCCGAGACAAAATCCGCCTGAACTGCCCTGTGCATCGGGTCGAGCGCGATGAGCAAGGTGTAGTGATTCACAGCGCAGCTGGCAGTGAGCGCTTCGATAAAGTCGTGTTTGCCTGTCACAGCGACCAAGCCTTGCAGATGCTGGCGAAACCGAGAGCAGTCGAGCAGGAAATCCTGGGCGCCCTGCTCTATGCCGACAACGATGTGGTGCTGCATACCGACATCCAGTTATTGCCGAAACGTCCCTTGGCCTGGGCCAGTTGGAACTATCGCCTCGGCGGTGACGAACAGCATTTGGCGGCCGTGACCTACGACATGAACATCCTGCAAGGGCTGAAGTCCGACACCCGCTTTTGCGTCAGTCTGAACCAGACGGCGGCCATCGACCCGAGCAAAATTCTCGCTCGCTACCGCTATTCCCATCCGCAATACAGCCTGACGGCCGTCGCGGCTCAAGCACGCTGGGAAGAACTGTTTGGCGCGCAGCACACCTATTATTGCGGCGCTTATTGGGCCAACGGTTTTCATGAAGACGGCGTTGTCAGTGGCCTGCGGGTGGCTCAGGCATTTGGGGAACTGCTGTGA
- a CDS encoding DUF1365 domain-containing protein, with protein MNSALYSGWIAHRRFSPKAHDFRYRIGLLYLDLAEQDGVLALSPLAGSSRFAPFSFRQTDYLKTYTGRGVPLIDAVRELVGAALGHTPLGKICLLTQARSWGLSFNPVSFFYCHEGDGQLAAIVCEVTNTPWGEHYHYVLPADGDGHQHFAVAKAFHVSPFLPRDLEYRMSFSPPAEKLGVHMADWQGELKVFDATLNLQRRALNRASLHRYLLEFPWMTAKTCLAIYWQALRLLIKRMPIFSHQAADAAFRIAAAQPKDPRHEK; from the coding sequence GTGAACAGCGCCCTTTACAGTGGCTGGATCGCTCATCGGCGGTTCTCGCCAAAAGCCCATGACTTTCGGTACCGGATTGGCCTGTTGTATCTGGACCTGGCAGAACAAGACGGGGTACTCGCGCTGTCGCCGTTGGCCGGTAGCAGCCGATTCGCGCCGTTTTCATTTCGACAAACTGATTATTTGAAGACCTACACCGGGCGCGGCGTGCCGCTGATCGACGCTGTGCGCGAGCTGGTGGGCGCAGCGTTAGGCCATACCCCGCTGGGTAAAATCTGTCTGTTAACCCAAGCCCGCAGTTGGGGCCTGTCGTTCAACCCGGTGAGTTTTTTTTACTGCCATGAGGGCGACGGGCAACTGGCAGCCATTGTGTGCGAAGTCACCAATACCCCTTGGGGCGAGCATTACCACTACGTGTTACCCGCCGACGGCGATGGGCATCAGCACTTCGCAGTGGCCAAGGCATTTCACGTTTCGCCGTTTCTGCCCCGGGATCTGGAGTACCGCATGAGCTTCAGCCCCCCGGCTGAAAAACTGGGTGTGCACATGGCTGACTGGCAAGGCGAACTCAAGGTGTTCGACGCGACGCTCAACCTGCAACGCCGAGCCCTGAACCGCGCCAGCCTGCACCGTTATTTGCTCGAATTCCCCTGGATGACGGCCAAGACCTGTCTGGCGATTTATTGGCAAGCATTACGTTTGCTCATAAAACGAATGCCGATTTTTTCCCATCAGGCTGCTGACGCTGCCTTTCGTATTGCCGCCGCGCAACCCAAGGATCCTCGCCATGAAAAGTAG
- a CDS encoding cyclopropane-fatty-acyl-phospholipid synthase family protein: MKSSSITANFSTNSLTASLLRRGVLRQLARLQRGQLVVTEGNDRYVFGAVGALLQGQITVVDPATWGMVASNGSIGAGEAFIHGYWTTPDLTAVIRVLVSNLEVLDAMEGGLAKLSRPFIHGLHWLNRNTRKGSQKNIAAHYDLGNELFEQFLDPTMMYSAAQFLSADDTLEQAQLNKLERICQKLALKPSDHLLEIGTGWGSMAIYAAQHYGCRVTTTTLSKEQFAHTEKRLLKLGLQDRVTLLLEDYRDLTGEYDKLVSIEMIEAVGHQFLPTYFKQCAQLLKSNGLMLIQAITIREQRYEQAKKTVDFIQRYIFPGGALPSVQRMLEVVGRDTDMNLMHMEDFGLHYARTLRMWHENFRHAHGYLMELGYDDYFLRLWEFYLCYCEGGFLERTIGTAQLLLAKPNAMPQPLLGRFDA; the protein is encoded by the coding sequence ATGAAAAGTAGCAGCATAACGGCTAATTTCAGCACCAACAGCCTGACGGCGAGCCTCCTCCGGCGCGGCGTCTTGCGTCAACTTGCACGGCTGCAACGCGGGCAATTAGTGGTCACTGAAGGCAATGATCGCTACGTCTTCGGCGCAGTCGGTGCGCTGCTGCAAGGGCAAATCACGGTGGTTGATCCCGCCACCTGGGGCATGGTCGCCAGCAACGGCTCGATTGGTGCGGGGGAAGCGTTTATCCATGGCTATTGGACGACTCCGGACCTGACTGCAGTCATTCGCGTGTTAGTCAGCAACCTGGAAGTGCTCGATGCAATGGAAGGAGGCCTGGCCAAACTGAGTCGACCGTTCATTCACGGTTTGCATTGGCTTAATCGCAACACCCGCAAAGGCTCGCAAAAAAACATCGCGGCGCACTACGACCTTGGCAACGAGCTGTTCGAGCAGTTTCTCGACCCGACCATGATGTACTCCGCCGCGCAGTTCCTTAGCGCCGATGACACCCTGGAGCAGGCCCAGTTGAACAAGCTGGAGCGGATCTGCCAGAAACTCGCGCTCAAACCGTCGGATCATTTATTGGAAATTGGCACGGGCTGGGGCAGCATGGCGATTTACGCTGCGCAGCACTACGGTTGCCGGGTGACCACCACCACGCTGTCAAAAGAACAATTCGCCCACACCGAAAAACGCCTCCTGAAGCTCGGGCTGCAAGATCGAGTGACGCTGCTGCTGGAGGATTACCGCGACCTCACGGGTGAATACGACAAGCTGGTGTCCATCGAAATGATCGAGGCCGTCGGTCACCAGTTTTTACCGACCTATTTCAAACAGTGCGCGCAACTGCTCAAGAGCAACGGATTGATGCTGATCCAAGCCATCACGATTCGCGAGCAACGTTACGAACAAGCAAAAAAAACCGTCGACTTTATCCAACGCTATATCTTTCCGGGCGGCGCCCTGCCCTCTGTACAGCGGATGCTGGAGGTGGTGGGTCGCGATACCGACATGAACCTGATGCACATGGAAGACTTCGGCTTGCATTACGCGCGGACGCTGCGGATGTGGCACGAGAACTTTCGTCATGCCCACGGCTATTTGATGGAACTGGGTTACGACGATTATTTCCTGCGGCTGTGGGAGTTTTACCTGTGCTACTGCGAAGGCGGCTTTCTCGAACGCACCATCGGCACTGCGCAATTGCTGCTAGCCAAGCCCAACGCCATGCCGCAACCACTGCTGGGCCGCTTCGATGCCTAA
- a CDS encoding DUF2878 domain-containing protein codes for MPKRLANALLFQIGWFACVLGADSLWLLLAGGVLAVHLLWISSWRAEGPLILGVALIGTLIDSLLLKAGVFSFATDGPLIPPWLMVLWAVLAITLNHCLNWTAKPWWRASVLGAIGGPMSYYAGSQMAGVELPLGLWPSMLLLGIVWAVLFPLLQKLAKICKHRVWL; via the coding sequence ATGCCTAAACGCTTAGCCAACGCGCTGCTGTTCCAAATCGGTTGGTTTGCCTGCGTACTGGGCGCAGACAGTCTTTGGCTGTTGCTGGCAGGGGGCGTGCTGGCGGTGCATCTGCTGTGGATAAGTTCGTGGCGGGCGGAAGGTCCGTTGATACTCGGCGTGGCGCTGATCGGCACATTAATCGACAGCCTGCTGCTGAAGGCCGGAGTATTCAGTTTTGCCACTGACGGGCCGTTGATTCCCCCCTGGCTGATGGTGCTATGGGCTGTTTTGGCCATCACACTCAACCACTGCCTGAATTGGACCGCCAAACCTTGGTGGCGCGCCAGTGTCCTAGGCGCTATCGGCGGGCCGATGTCGTATTACGCCGGCTCACAGATGGCCGGCGTTGAACTGCCGCTGGGGCTTTGGCCAAGCATGTTGTTGCTGGGGATTGTCTGGGCGGTGTTGTTTCCGCTTTTGCAGAAGTTGGCAAAAATCTGTAAGCATCGAGTCTGGCTATAG
- a CDS encoding YkgJ family cysteine cluster protein, giving the protein MTTTNIPLTQIPTEPAITCSTCAACCCQLEVMLITDTGVPDRYIDNDDWGGEVMLRLDDGWCAALDRNTMLCTIYEKRPLICREFEAGADDCLNERRGIATAYR; this is encoded by the coding sequence ATGACAACCACTAACATCCCACTGACTCAAATCCCAACAGAACCGGCCATCACGTGCTCGACCTGTGCGGCTTGCTGCTGCCAACTGGAAGTGATGCTGATCACCGACACTGGCGTGCCTGACCGTTACATCGATAACGACGATTGGGGTGGCGAGGTCATGTTGCGCCTGGATGACGGTTGGTGCGCAGCCCTGGATCGCAACACCATGCTGTGCACCATCTACGAAAAGCGCCCACTGATTTGCCGCGAATTCGAGGCCGGGGCCGATGATTGCCTGAACGAACGCCGCGGAATAGCCACAGCATATCGGTAA
- a CDS encoding acyloxyacyl hydrolase — protein MKRLFCLAAIAASLMGQSVIAQAAGLELSVGETGESTQTYRLGVQFDWDKSWFQSDVGRLTGYWNGAYTYWTGDKTSGNNSLSFSPVFVYEFGSASIKPYVEAGIGVAVFSSTRIEDQKLSTAFLFEDRVGFGLRFAGGNEVGIRATHYSNGGIKEPNGGVESYALHYTVPF, from the coding sequence ATGAAGCGACTGTTTTGTTTGGCTGCGATTGCGGCCTCATTAATGGGGCAAAGTGTTATTGCTCAAGCCGCGGGTCTTGAATTGTCAGTCGGAGAGACGGGGGAGTCGACGCAGACATACCGACTGGGCGTGCAGTTTGATTGGGACAAAAGCTGGTTCCAGTCCGACGTCGGGCGCCTGACGGGGTATTGGAACGGTGCTTATACCTACTGGACCGGGGACAAGACTTCGGGTAATAACAGCCTGTCGTTCTCGCCGGTATTTGTTTATGAGTTCGGTTCGGCAAGCATTAAACCGTATGTGGAAGCAGGTATTGGCGTGGCGGTTTTCTCCAGTACCCGCATAGAAGATCAGAAGCTGAGTACCGCGTTTTTGTTCGAAGACCGCGTCGGGTTTGGTTTGCGTTTCGCCGGTGGCAATGAAGTGGGCATTCGCGCGACACATTATTCCAACGGCGGTATCAAAGAGCCGAACGGCGGTGTAGAAAGTTACGCGCTGCACTACACGGTGCCGTTCTAG